The Chrysoperla carnea chromosome X, inChrCarn1.1, whole genome shotgun sequence genome includes a region encoding these proteins:
- the LOC123302602 gene encoding dual serine/threonine and tyrosine protein kinase-like yields MFNKVTVEFRKFGRNCYYLRQVLTETQRLLEEISLSSLFPDENIKDAFLNKDLLISLRKVLDSNPSILILGQNCNAKALLVNYILGQVILPSNGSNWRWVRIVYGRTKRVRLTIGSEFEIVENLESHEQAWMVVPEVDLCRSDGDCPDLSTVLEVEIPHQALRDKVQIVIPPDLDDSDDIPRMLVKGLDTLPVILYSVTSDILTDDNILELMKYREVYEDLPILFIRISGNTVKSHSAAELTESKQHELQQTSLHTTNPSNISSIYQNQNQNQIDYRLQGLWRQLASLGLLNETFCHSHSVDKLDVRKPCINQYANSMLITCTQAPDILNTYIKECLQFHIIQASATLSKLHNGCLRKFILYAFDMAREIQITPRRLIYAQKKETELYQSLITLANEKHEEIVGIIQNAIQTLRAEIGEDLDQYYSNLSAQNTQQTVKVMTDEIQQLVLRKLSESVASKLVKSVNCLQESFIGTLQRCLENLEKSWREQEENLSASDAIKQFMNAAYNVDLKSSTSFSFVNTFFERVRKIFHGFSLPWHNNSQIHLNSQWRKHVAYEVIDSLKAVRLARTISNQFKERVEASHDLFQSAMRSLENHYSGKLEQTEEHRVAIRKYHAPRFARLALESTSMCDMVRWGMPVQGKEIGRGQFGVVFACEPWGGVDPCAIKSVVPPDERHWNDLAMEFYYTRSIPDHSRIVRLRGSIIDYSYGAGCSPAVLLLMERMTRDLYCALKSGLEWKVRLQIAIDVVEGIRYLHSQGLVHRDIKLKNVLLDCDNRAKLTDLGFCIPEAMMSGSIVGTPVHMAPELLSGHYDSSVDVYAFGILFWYICAGHVRLPYVFEQFQNKEQLWNSVRKGIRPEYLQYFHESCWRLMEQCWAADPAQRPLFGLVQPQLEEIMRTTCV; encoded by the exons atgtttaataaagtgacagtggaatttcgtaaatttGGTCGAAATTGTTATTATCTACGACAAGTTCTAACCGAAACTCAACGATTATTAGAAGAAATCTCATTGTCTAGTCTTTTTCCAGACg aaaatattaaagatgCATTTCTAAATAaggatttattaatttcattacgTAAAGTATTGGATTCGAATCCATCAATTTTGATATTGGGTCAAAATTGTAATGCAAAAGCGTTGTTAGTCAATTATATTCTTGGTCAAGTTATTCTACCGTCAAATGGCTCCAATTGGCGTTgg gtAAGAATAGTATATGGTCGTACCAAACGTGTTCGATTAACAATAGGATCCGAATTCgaaatagttgaaaatttggagAGTCACGAACAAGCATGGATGGTTGTACCAGAAGTAGATCTATGTCGATCGGATGGCGATTGTCCGGATTTAAGTACAGTTTTAGAAGTTGAAATACCACATCAAGCGTTACGTGATAAAGTTCAAATTGTGATACCACCAGACTTGGACGATTCTGATGACATTCCACGAATGTTAGTTAAGGGATTGGATACTTTACCTGTGATCTTGTACTCTGTGACTAGTGATATACTTACGGATGAT aatattctagaattaatgaaatatcgTGAAGTATATGAAGATCtgccaatattatttattcgtaTAAGTGGCAACACTGTTAAATCACACAGTGCTGCTGAACTGACTGAAAGTAAACAACATGAATTACAGCAAACATCGCTCCACACAACAAATCCATCGAACATATCCAGcatttatcaaaatcaaaatcagaatCAAATTGATTATCGTTTGCAAGGCTTGTGGCGTCAATTGGCCAGTTTAGGCTTATTAAATGAGACATTTTGTCATTCGCATTCAGTGGATAAATTGGATGTACGTAAGCCATGTATTAATCAGTATGCGAATAGTATGCTGATTACGTGTACGCAAGCGCCAGACATTTTAAACACTTACATTAAGGAATGTTTACAATTTCATATTATTCAAGCGTCAGCTACACTTAGTAAG TTACATAATGGTTgtttacgaaaatttattttatacgctTTCGATATGGCACGTGAAATACAAATAACACCACGGCGCTTAATTTATGCACAGAAAAAAGAGACTGAACTTTATCAATCGTTAATAACATTGGCGAATGAAAAACACGAGGAAATTGTTGGAATTATACAAAATGCAATTCAAACGTTACGCGCTGAAATTGGCGAAGATTTGGATCAATATTATTCTAATC TTTCAGCTCAAAATACGCAACAAACTGTGAAAGTAATGACGGATGAGATTCAACAATTAGTTTTACGTAAATTGAGCGAATCTGTGGCATCCAAACTAGTAAAATCCGTGAACTGTCTACAAGAGAGTTTTATTGGAACATTACAACGTTGTTTGGAAAACTTGGAGAAAAGTTGGCGAGAACAAGAGGAAAATCTATCCGCCAGCGATGCCATCAAACAATTTATGAATGCTGCCTACAATGTTGATTTAAAGTCCTCCACATCATTTTCATTTGTCAATACATTTTTTGAGCGTGTACGAAAAATTTTCCATGGTTTTTCTTTGCCATGGCATAATAATTCACAAATCCATTTAAACTCACAATGGCGTAAACATGTCGCGTACGAAGTGATCGATTCACTGAAAGCGGTTCGTTTAGCGCGAACAATATCGAATCAGTTTAAGGAACGTGTTGAAGCATCCCATGACTTGTTCCAGTCGGCTATGCGCTCCTTAGAAAATCATTATTCCGGGAAGTTAGAACAGACTGAAGAACATCGTGTTGCAATTCGAAAGTATCATGCACCACGATTTGCTCGGCTCGCCTTGGAGAGTACATCCATGTGTGACATGGTTCGATGGGGTATGCCTGTACAGGGTAAAGAAATTGGACGTGGACAATTTGGGGTTGTATTTGCTTGTGAACCCTGGGGTGGCGTCGATCCATGTGCGATTAAATCTGTCGTTCCACCAGATGAACGTCATTGGAATGATTTAGCAATGGAATTCTATTATACACGATCGATTCCCGATCATTCACGAATTGTACGCTTACGTGGATCGATCATTGATTACTCGTATGGAGCGGGATGTTCACCGGCTGTTCTGCTGTTAATGGAACGCATGACCAGGGATTTGTATTGTGCACTCAAATCTGGATTAGAATGGAAGGTCCGTTTACAAATTGCCATTGATGTTGTGGAAGGAATTCGATATCTACATTCGCAAGGATTAGTCCATCgagatattaaattaaaaaatgtgctt TTAGACTGTGATAATCGTGCCAAATTGACTGATTTAGGATTTTGTATTCCGGAAGCTATGATGTCTGGAAGTATTGTTGGAACACCTGTACATATGGCTCCTGAACTTTTATCTGGACATTATGATTCCAGTGTGGATGTTTATGCTTTTGGAAtacttttttggtatatttgtgCTGGTCATGTTCGTTTGCCTTATGTATTTGAACAGTTCCAAAACAAGGAACAATTATGGAATAGTGTTCGAAAAG GAATACGACcagaatatttacaatatttccaTGAATCCTGTTGGAGATTAATGGAACAATGCTGGGCTGCAGATCCAGCACAACGGCCATTATTTGGACTTGTGCAGCCTCAACTAGAAGAAATCATGAGAACAACGTGCGTTTGA